In Chiloscyllium punctatum isolate Juve2018m chromosome 38, sChiPun1.3, whole genome shotgun sequence, a single genomic region encodes these proteins:
- the LOC140463488 gene encoding zinc finger protein Pegasus-like, producing the protein MREKRNDSVDFVKDFQEYLTQQTQHVNMISGSVCNDKDPELLQPAGTENHQNGIHHASVEVSLDDGSGLIGEGPERTVDGKLKCQYCNYASKGIARLMEHTRMHTGEKPHRCHLCPFASAYERHLEAHMRSHRGEKPYKCELCSFRCSDQSNLSHHRRRRHKLLPLKGRRTSLTNKRMMGILQKKSSFSLNYGRRPLNNFGPSMLTQKTTDYLDEYSHNISAESYEGLTKAQTSGISRDVQEMMVDNPLNQLSALAGQLSSLSQEDQTPASSDVTCRDEKPYLIPQSVAPIVTTVVSSVAQSSSNASPDRHPVHNQRTFSPVPGPNSERSAHMSSPCMTNSQPSTPAPPIQVQDPQLLHHCQHCDMYFADNILYTIHMGCHGYENPFQCNICGCKCKNQYDFACHFARGQHKQT; encoded by the exons AtgcgagaaaagagaaatgattcTGTAGACTTTGTCAAGGACTTTCAAGAGTATCTCACTCAGCAAACACAGCATGTAAACATGATTTCTGGTTCAGTGTGTAATGATAAGGACCCAGAATTACTTCAGCCTG CTGGGACAGAAAATCATCAAAATGGAATCCACCATGCTTCAGTTGAAGTTTCTCTTGATGATGGCTCTGGATTAATAGGAGAAGGGCCAGAAAGGACAGTTGATGGAAAATTAAAGTGTCAGTATTGTAACTATGCCAGCAAAGGGATAGCACGACTGATGGAGCATACCAGAATGCACACAG GTGAGAAGCCCCACAGATGCCATCTATGTCCATTTGCTTCAGCTTATGAGCGTCATCTTGAAGCACATATGCGCTCACATAGAGGTGAAAAACCATATAAATGTGAGCTTTGCTCATTCCGCTGCAGTGATCAAAGTAATTTATCCCACCATCGTAGGCGCAGGCATAAACTACTTCCTCTGAAAGGACGCAGGACATCACTGACCAATAAGAGAATGATGGGAATTTTGCAGAAAAAATCTAGCTTCTCCCTGAACTATGGAAGAAGACCTCTAAATAACTTTGGACCTTCCATGTTGACACAGAAGACAACAGATTACCTTGATGAGTATTCTCATAACATCTCAGCTGAATCTTATGAGGGTCTGACAAAAGCACAAACTAGTGGAATCTCAAGGGATGTACAGGAAATGATGGTAGATAATCCATTAAATCAGCTTTCTGCCTTAGCTGGCCAGCTTTCCAGCCTTTCACAAGAAGACCAAACTCCAGCATCTTCTGATGTGACATGCAGAGATGAAAAGCCTTATCTGATACCACAGTCTGTAGCACCAATAGTTACCACTGTAGTTTCCAGTGTGGCTCAAAGCTCATCCAATGCTAGCCCTGATAGACATCCTGTGCACAATCAAAGAACATTCAGTCCAGTGCCAGGCCCCAACAGTGAGCGCAGTGCTCACATGAGTTCACCCTGCATGACGAACAGCCAACCTAGCACTCCTGCACCTCCAATTCAAGTCCAGGATCCACAGCTCCTGCATCATTGCCAACACTGCGACATGTATTTTGCAGACAATATACTTTACACTATTCACATGGGGTGTCATGGTTATGAAAATCCATTTCAGTGTAATATATGTGGTTGTAAATGTAAAAACCAATATGATTTTGCTTGTCATTTTGCCAGGGGTCAACATAAGCAAACTTAA